A genome region from bacterium includes the following:
- a CDS encoding NAD-glutamate dehydrogenase has product MKFERGTCRTGSVIERAEGMGLDPRMLYETVIELASEGLLTARCVNAAAGVLLTQLGLAEYFFRNISRDGLKRVLRAVATNIQVRDDDEVVLRGEVSEARFDIDGGVQARIATPENRDRMEAVLDSVMNGNRVEYYFSPESLYYTYIIHPQTPPPPRHGARPEELFAFAADPTSPASTRKRYLDFYRRWVKQTVPLVEVSPSDSTHETRIMFADDFSHSILPVLRRMFADLGLVLRRAYWETFRGSTGRLESICSMYVADNCPPAAVDRAVANIHALLSTHSGELDPMYVTGQLNFEEYIFATVAWAFVHSFIHKDLQIDLDIMHGLARKELRDAFARRVFDSSRSEYTRRWILDTVSSSPDLVKWLYRLFDQKFNPARKTHPSAARLERETAEFRRQAAIAFVDNRTGYDIFSFMTRIVTHVQKTNFYKVQKRSHALRLDASLLDPLVFHGPLYGIFFVLGFYATATHMRAEDVARGGVRLIRVTAGNYDDELDRMPLLNYALGPVAQRLKHKDIAESGAKGVVVPHQEFAREGLRAVLDLSEGVMDLTQPCPEVVDYLGRPERLYFGPDEGTAGFMDAVAYRARERGDKYWRTATTGKSFGIPHDAYGLTADRRVFGLIPRGDEGTELQIEGVPVLVTTDAARIYRKIGPHIDTSGMTTMGVMATLRTVLAHAGMPEAETNLMMTGGPDGDLGANQIQSFKGRICLVVDGGSVLFDPDGLDREALMTIALARHTEPRLDSMAYPVEKLGPRGFKVPRQPGSVRLPDGVVVPDGAFFHRNFLFNPDVRPYIAAANITTFVPCGGFKDTINGENVAQFMDLFRELRVIVEGANVFFDDTSREHIARQTCILHIKDSTANKGGVTSSAIAEVLSAILLGDSYERFLVQDAHTRSGLIRSVLDLIAANAAAETRVLLALHERTGAPLYELSVRTSEALLELQQHLYTRLDDIMADRDLVRSVIAAYVPEVLMEHLGMARVWQVLNRPELHAYRDAIITKKIAAMALYGHAADWDTFRERLDTDFVGELRRIVG; this is encoded by the coding sequence ATGAAGTTCGAGCGAGGAACCTGTCGCACGGGATCGGTCATCGAGCGTGCCGAGGGAATGGGCCTGGATCCCCGGATGCTCTACGAGACGGTCATCGAGTTGGCGAGCGAGGGCCTGCTGACCGCCCGCTGTGTCAACGCTGCCGCCGGTGTGCTGCTCACGCAACTGGGCCTGGCCGAGTACTTCTTCCGCAACATCTCCCGCGACGGCCTCAAGCGCGTGCTGCGCGCCGTCGCCACGAACATTCAGGTGCGCGACGACGACGAAGTGGTGCTGCGCGGGGAAGTGTCCGAGGCCCGCTTCGACATTGACGGTGGCGTGCAGGCGCGCATCGCCACCCCCGAGAACCGCGACCGCATGGAGGCGGTGCTCGACTCGGTCATGAACGGCAACCGGGTGGAGTACTACTTCAGCCCCGAGAGCCTCTACTACACCTACATCATTCACCCGCAGACACCGCCCCCCCCGCGCCACGGGGCCCGGCCCGAGGAGCTGTTCGCCTTCGCCGCCGACCCCACGAGCCCGGCCAGCACCCGCAAGCGGTATCTGGACTTCTACCGACGCTGGGTGAAGCAGACCGTGCCTCTGGTCGAGGTCTCGCCCTCGGACAGCACCCACGAGACCCGCATCATGTTCGCGGACGACTTCAGCCACTCGATCCTGCCGGTCCTCCGCCGCATGTTCGCCGACCTGGGCCTGGTCCTGCGCCGGGCGTATTGGGAGACCTTCCGGGGCAGCACCGGCCGCCTCGAGTCCATCTGCTCGATGTACGTGGCGGACAACTGCCCGCCGGCTGCGGTGGACCGGGCGGTCGCCAACATCCACGCGCTGCTATCCACCCACTCGGGCGAGCTGGACCCCATGTACGTGACCGGCCAGCTCAACTTCGAGGAGTACATCTTCGCCACGGTCGCCTGGGCCTTCGTTCACAGCTTCATTCACAAGGACCTGCAGATTGACCTGGACATCATGCACGGCCTGGCGCGCAAGGAGCTGCGCGACGCCTTCGCCCGCCGCGTCTTCGATTCCAGCCGCTCGGAGTACACGCGCCGCTGGATCCTCGATACCGTCAGCTCCAGCCCCGACCTGGTCAAGTGGCTCTACCGGCTGTTCGACCAGAAGTTCAACCCCGCCCGCAAAACCCACCCCAGCGCCGCTAGGCTCGAGCGCGAGACCGCGGAGTTCAGGCGCCAGGCCGCCATCGCCTTCGTGGACAACCGCACCGGCTACGACATCTTCAGCTTCATGACCCGGATCGTCACCCATGTCCAGAAGACGAACTTCTACAAGGTGCAGAAGCGCTCCCATGCCCTCCGGCTCGACGCCAGCCTGCTCGACCCGCTCGTCTTCCACGGTCCGCTTTACGGCATCTTCTTCGTGCTGGGGTTCTACGCCACGGCCACTCACATGCGCGCCGAGGACGTCGCCCGCGGTGGCGTGCGTCTCATCCGCGTGACCGCCGGCAACTACGATGACGAGCTGGACCGGATGCCGCTGCTCAACTACGCCCTGGGGCCCGTCGCCCAGCGCCTCAAGCACAAGGACATCGCCGAGAGCGGCGCCAAGGGCGTCGTGGTTCCCCACCAGGAGTTTGCCCGCGAGGGTCTGCGGGCCGTGCTCGACCTCTCCGAGGGTGTCATGGACCTGACGCAGCCCTGCCCCGAGGTCGTGGACTACCTGGGCCGCCCCGAGCGGCTCTACTTCGGCCCCGACGAGGGCACCGCCGGCTTCATGGACGCCGTCGCCTACCGTGCCCGCGAGCGCGGCGACAAGTACTGGCGCACCGCCACCACCGGCAAGAGCTTCGGCATCCCGCACGACGCCTACGGGCTCACCGCTGACCGCCGCGTCTTCGGGCTGATCCCGCGCGGGGACGAGGGCACCGAGCTGCAGATCGAGGGCGTGCCGGTGCTGGTCACAACCGACGCCGCCCGCATCTACCGCAAGATCGGGCCCCACATTGACACCAGCGGCATGACCACCATGGGCGTGATGGCCACGCTGCGCACGGTCCTGGCCCATGCCGGCATGCCGGAGGCCGAGACGAACCTGATGATGACCGGCGGCCCCGATGGCGACTTGGGCGCCAACCAGATCCAGTCCTTCAAGGGCCGCATCTGCCTGGTCGTGGACGGTGGCTCGGTGCTGTTCGACCCCGACGGGCTGGACCGCGAGGCGCTCATGACCATCGCCCTCGCCCGCCACACCGAGCCCCGGCTTGACAGCATGGCCTACCCGGTCGAGAAGCTGGGGCCGCGGGGCTTCAAGGTCCCCCGCCAGCCCGGGTCCGTGCGCCTTCCGGATGGCGTCGTGGTGCCCGACGGCGCCTTCTTCCACCGCAACTTCCTGTTCAACCCGGATGTCCGCCCGTACATCGCCGCGGCCAACATCACCACCTTCGTGCCGTGCGGGGGCTTCAAGGACACCATCAACGGCGAGAACGTCGCCCAGTTCATGGACCTGTTCCGCGAGCTGCGCGTCATCGTCGAGGGCGCCAACGTCTTCTTCGATGACACCTCCCGCGAACACATCGCCCGCCAGACGTGCATCCTGCACATCAAGGACTCCACGGCCAACAAGGGCGGCGTGACCAGCAGCGCCATCGCCGAGGTGCTCAGCGCCATCCTGCTGGGCGACAGCTACGAGCGCTTCCTGGTGCAGGACGCGCACACCCGCTCGGGCCTGATTCGCTCGGTGCTCGACCTCATCGCCGCCAACGCGGCCGCCGAGACCCGCGTGCTGCTCGCCCTGCACGAGCGCACCGGCGCGCCCCTCTACGAGCTGTCCGTGCGCACCAGCGAGGCGCTGCTGGAGTTGCAGCAGCACCTCTACACGCGCCTGGATGACATCATGGCGGACCGCGACCTGGTCCGCAGCGTGATCGCCGCCTATGTGCCCGAGGTGTTGATGGAGCACCTGGGCATGGCGCGCGTGTGGCAGGTCCTCAACCGGCCCGAGCTGCACGCCTACCGCGACGCGATCATCACCAAGAAGATCGCCGCCATGGCCCTGTATGGGCACGCGGCGGACTGGGATACCTTCCGCGAGCGTCTCGACACCGACTTCGTCGGCGAACTCCGGCGCATCGTCGGGTAA
- a CDS encoding amidohydrolase family protein: MLIDVHGHIGRVLPDRREFVDVTNLIAKMDAWGLDRTCVLALSEHPEGAYLESDTEDVIGVCAQYPDRLTPFCLIDPRYGNRADMDFTHLLEEYTARGCRGLGELLPKLDFDDPRCLNLYRQAGRFGLPVLFDMQDRPDGYGLRDEFGLPRLQRALQHCPETVFIGHGPTFWAEISGEVPADNRSGYPKGPVAPGGAVPRLMRQYANLWADISAGSGHNALTRDPGVGLEFLDEFQDQLMFGTDSCARRDVNGIYPNVQFVRDLREGRKLSASALQKIEWRNAVRLLGLPVTGEA, translated from the coding sequence ATGCTCATTGACGTCCACGGTCACATTGGTCGCGTCCTGCCAGACCGGCGGGAGTTCGTTGATGTCACGAACTTGATCGCCAAGATGGATGCCTGGGGCCTTGACCGGACGTGCGTCCTGGCGCTCAGCGAGCACCCTGAGGGAGCCTACCTGGAGAGTGACACCGAGGACGTCATCGGCGTCTGCGCCCAGTACCCCGACCGGCTCACGCCCTTCTGTCTGATTGACCCGCGCTACGGCAACCGCGCCGACATGGACTTCACCCACCTGCTCGAGGAATACACCGCCCGTGGCTGCAGGGGCCTCGGCGAGCTCCTGCCCAAGCTCGACTTCGATGACCCCCGCTGCCTGAACCTGTACCGCCAGGCGGGCCGGTTCGGGCTGCCGGTGCTCTTCGACATGCAGGACCGCCCGGACGGCTACGGCCTGCGCGACGAGTTCGGGCTGCCCCGGCTGCAGCGCGCCCTGCAGCACTGCCCCGAGACAGTCTTCATCGGCCACGGCCCGACCTTCTGGGCCGAGATCTCCGGCGAAGTCCCCGCCGACAACCGGTCCGGCTACCCCAAGGGCCCCGTCGCGCCCGGTGGAGCCGTGCCGCGGCTGATGCGGCAGTACGCCAACCTGTGGGCGGACATCTCGGCCGGCAGCGGCCACAATGCCCTCACCCGTGACCCGGGCGTCGGCCTGGAGTTTCTCGACGAGTTCCAGGACCAGCTCATGTTCGGCACGGACTCCTGCGCGCGCCGCGACGTCAATGGCATCTACCCCAACGTGCAGTTCGTCCGCGACCTGCGCGAGGGCCGGAAGCTGTCCGCGAGCGCCCTTCAGAAGATCGAGTGGCGCAACGCTGTCCGCCTGCTGGGCCTGCCGGTGACCGGCGAGGCCTGA
- a CDS encoding isochorismatase family protein has product MIYHNRLQKLTDPPPLLADFPEFVEPLRCDDRYLAPPVVNEPHADLTVRAWRYWYNVRGIVEMENRLEAKATAVLMVHPWGIDDGHGLPTPEPAGCAFFCTRRKNLLVRPHIEQVINPFLGRLRDRVALVGYSMPRTEDDLRKLLYASINTPPEALDPEAGERQLAELLAAQPFTGQPLATEIELDPAHPARSYMLQTPSTDAHRGCNGEGFWELPMPVHAALDRRPTDLVFYDAEGYEQVRDHLQSRGVRHVLLLGYATDMCVKATTCGYDNLCQDFNVFLVGDATLATFPASTTPRFATQVALHNAALWQLVTQVGWVN; this is encoded by the coding sequence GTGATCTACCACAACCGCCTGCAGAAGCTCACGGACCCTCCGCCCCTGCTGGCGGACTTCCCCGAGTTCGTGGAACCCCTGCGCTGCGACGACCGCTACCTCGCCCCGCCGGTGGTGAACGAGCCCCACGCCGACCTGACCGTCCGCGCCTGGCGCTACTGGTACAACGTCCGCGGGATCGTGGAGATGGAGAACCGGCTGGAGGCCAAAGCCACCGCGGTCCTCATGGTCCACCCGTGGGGGATTGACGATGGCCATGGCCTGCCCACGCCGGAGCCCGCGGGCTGCGCGTTCTTTTGCACCCGCAGAAAGAACCTGCTCGTCCGGCCGCATATCGAGCAGGTCATCAACCCCTTCCTCGGGCGGCTGCGGGACCGCGTGGCGCTGGTCGGCTACTCGATGCCGCGGACGGAGGACGACCTCCGCAAGCTGCTCTACGCCTCCATCAACACGCCACCAGAGGCACTCGACCCCGAGGCGGGGGAGAGGCAACTGGCGGAGCTGCTCGCGGCGCAACCGTTCACCGGCCAGCCCCTGGCGACCGAGATCGAGTTGGACCCCGCCCACCCGGCGCGCAGCTACATGCTGCAGACGCCCTCCACCGACGCCCATCGCGGCTGCAACGGTGAGGGCTTCTGGGAGCTGCCCATGCCGGTGCACGCCGCCCTGGACCGCCGCCCCACAGACCTGGTGTTCTACGACGCCGAGGGCTATGAGCAGGTGCGGGATCACCTGCAGAGCCGGGGCGTGCGACACGTGCTGCTGCTGGGCTACGCCACGGACATGTGCGTGAAGGCCACCACCTGCGGCTACGACAACCTGTGCCAGGACTTCAACGTCTTCCTCGTTGGCGACGCGACACTGGCCACCTTCCCCGCGAGCACCACGCCGCGCTTCGCGACGCAGGTGGCCCTGCACAACGCGGCGCTGTGGCAACTCGTGACGCAGGTGGGGTGGGTGAACTAG
- a CDS encoding galactose oxidase, with the protein MSEARQGPDWVLVNPQADWRARDSQGEFVFDNQLWILGGWVASDQPNLRDVWKSPDGRQWTRTVEEAPWRFSDLSVALIYRGKMWFMGGRKLPGKENSNEVWSSPDGAQWTLEAEHAGWCPRVAPCFAVFKDRMWVYGGTENFYEDTDLTLKNDVWSSTDGKDWTLETAGAAWPKRTNAQTVVFDNKLWIMGGGRWCPETVVRNDVWCSEDGVNWTEVTPAAPWQPRQWFSLVVYRGCMWVLGGWSRDNGNFGDVWYSKDGRNWTELKSSAIWKNRHEHSVVVFQDKLWLYGGYADKLNSEVWTLELPADWTGD; encoded by the coding sequence ATGAGTGAAGCCAGACAGGGCCCGGACTGGGTGCTGGTCAACCCCCAGGCGGACTGGCGGGCGCGCGATTCACAGGGCGAGTTCGTCTTCGACAACCAACTGTGGATCCTCGGCGGCTGGGTCGCCTCGGATCAGCCCAACCTGCGCGATGTGTGGAAGTCGCCGGACGGCCGCCAGTGGACCCGCACCGTGGAGGAGGCGCCGTGGCGGTTCAGCGACCTCTCCGTGGCCCTGATCTACCGGGGCAAGATGTGGTTCATGGGCGGGCGCAAGCTCCCCGGCAAGGAGAACAGCAACGAGGTCTGGTCCTCGCCCGACGGCGCGCAGTGGACGCTGGAGGCCGAGCATGCCGGCTGGTGCCCGCGCGTGGCTCCCTGTTTCGCCGTGTTCAAGGACCGCATGTGGGTCTATGGCGGCACCGAGAACTTCTACGAGGACACCGACCTCACGCTCAAGAACGATGTTTGGTCCTCCACCGATGGGAAGGACTGGACGCTCGAGACCGCCGGGGCCGCCTGGCCCAAGCGCACCAATGCCCAGACCGTCGTCTTCGACAACAAGCTGTGGATCATGGGCGGCGGCCGCTGGTGCCCCGAGACCGTGGTCCGCAATGATGTCTGGTGCTCCGAGGACGGCGTGAACTGGACCGAGGTGACCCCCGCCGCCCCCTGGCAGCCGCGCCAGTGGTTCTCCCTGGTCGTCTACCGGGGCTGCATGTGGGTCCTCGGCGGCTGGTCGCGGGACAACGGCAACTTCGGGGACGTGTGGTACTCGAAGGACGGCCGGAACTGGACCGAGCTGAAGTCCAGCGCCATCTGGAAGAACCGCCACGAGCACTCCGTGGTGGTCTTCCAGGACAAGCTCTGGCTCTACGGCGGCTACGCGGACAAGCTGAACAGCGAAGTCTGGACCCTCGAGCTACCCGCCGACTGGACCGGCGACTAG
- a CDS encoding imidazole glycerol phosphate synthase cyclase subunit, which translates to MANPITIMPCLDMQSGRVVKGVHFVSIRDAGDPVACAQAYCAAGADELALLDITATVEGRATMLEVVQRVAEVVTVPFTVGGGIRDVPSAAQVLAAGADKVSTSSAAFRRPEVIAEMVREFGPERVTVAIDVDANPALPSGYEVYVDGGRTATGTDAVEWAKQVDGYGVGCILPTSKAGDGAKTGYDLPLIRGIAESVNAPVVASGGAGTLAHFVEAVEAGASILLAASVFHFGMLSIPDVKRYLAEHGVQLVRPA; encoded by the coding sequence ATGGCAAACCCGATCACGATCATGCCGTGCCTGGACATGCAGAGCGGGAGGGTCGTCAAGGGCGTCCACTTCGTCAGCATCCGCGACGCGGGCGATCCGGTGGCGTGCGCCCAGGCATACTGCGCCGCGGGCGCCGACGAGCTTGCCCTACTGGACATCACGGCCACGGTGGAGGGGCGGGCGACCATGCTGGAGGTGGTGCAGCGGGTCGCTGAGGTCGTGACCGTACCCTTCACCGTCGGCGGTGGCATCCGGGATGTGCCATCGGCGGCCCAGGTCCTGGCGGCGGGTGCGGACAAGGTGTCCACCAGCAGCGCGGCCTTTCGGCGGCCCGAGGTGATCGCCGAGATGGTCCGGGAGTTCGGTCCCGAGCGCGTGACGGTGGCGATTGACGTGGACGCCAACCCGGCACTGCCCTCGGGCTACGAGGTGTATGTGGACGGCGGCCGCACCGCGACCGGTACCGACGCGGTGGAGTGGGCGAAGCAGGTGGACGGCTACGGAGTCGGGTGCATCCTGCCCACCAGCAAGGCCGGGGATGGGGCCAAGACCGGCTATGACCTGCCGCTCATCCGCGGCATCGCCGAGAGTGTCAACGCCCCCGTCGTGGCCTCGGGCGGGGCGGGGACGCTGGCGCACTTCGTGGAGGCGGTCGAGGCCGGGGCCAGCATCCTGCTGGCGGCCTCGGTGTTCCACTTCGGCATGCTGAGCATCCCGGATGTGAAGCGCTATCTGGCAGAACATGGGGTGCAGTTGGTGCGTCCGGCCTGA
- a CDS encoding metalloregulator ArsR/SmtB family transcription factor, which produces MSTEAYKAKADIIKALAHPSRLAMVEALAGGEMCVCHLQELVGSDMSTVSKHLSLLKHAGIVRDRKQGLWVYYSLRTPCVLNFLGCIEAMVEEDAAAASGRGARHSA; this is translated from the coding sequence ATGAGCACCGAAGCCTACAAAGCCAAAGCCGACATCATCAAGGCCCTCGCGCACCCCAGCCGCCTCGCCATGGTCGAGGCCCTCGCCGGCGGCGAAATGTGCGTCTGCCACCTGCAGGAGCTGGTCGGCTCCGACATGTCTACCGTCTCCAAGCACCTCAGCCTCCTCAAGCACGCTGGCATCGTCCGCGACCGCAAGCAGGGCCTGTGGGTGTACTACAGCCTGCGCACCCCGTGCGTGCTCAACTTCCTGGGCTGCATCGAGGCGATGGTCGAGGAGGACGCGGCAGCAGCCTCAGGGCGGGGTGCCCGCCATAGCGCGTAG
- a CDS encoding permease: protein MNTAPWWTGPFKSLGNLLAYNLLGLDPKSHFGSSVQFFIWDVIKILFLLTVIVFAVAIIRSFFSPERSRRILGGKHEWAGNILASLLGVVTPFCSCSACPLFIGFVESGIPLGVAMSFLISAPTVNEVALILLLGLFGWRVAGLYLLTGVLMAIVAGMVIGRLRLERFVEEYVWQVQMAETEEEDPTWADRLAYAKDYTKTLMKKVGPWVLIGVGVAAGIHGYVPVEFVARAAGQGNPLAVPIAVLIGIPLYSNAAGTIPIVQVLVEKGVPIGTALALMMSIVAISVPEMLILRQVVKWPLLGVFAGVVVVAIIIIGTMFNTVIFPGGTPPEIMQQLQSLGG from the coding sequence ATGAACACTGCTCCCTGGTGGACCGGGCCCTTCAAGAGCCTCGGCAACCTCCTCGCCTACAACCTGCTCGGCCTCGACCCCAAGAGCCACTTCGGCAGCTCCGTCCAGTTCTTCATCTGGGACGTCATCAAGATCCTCTTCCTGCTGACGGTCATCGTCTTCGCCGTCGCCATCATTCGCAGCTTCTTCTCGCCCGAGCGCTCCCGCCGCATCCTCGGCGGCAAGCACGAGTGGGCCGGCAACATCCTGGCCTCCCTCCTGGGCGTGGTCACACCCTTCTGCTCGTGCTCGGCCTGCCCGCTGTTCATCGGCTTCGTCGAGAGCGGTATCCCCCTGGGCGTGGCGATGTCCTTCCTGATCTCCGCCCCCACGGTCAACGAGGTCGCCCTGATCCTGCTGCTGGGCCTGTTCGGCTGGCGCGTGGCGGGCCTGTACCTGCTCACGGGCGTGCTCATGGCGATCGTGGCCGGGATGGTCATCGGGCGACTCAGGCTCGAACGGTTCGTCGAGGAGTACGTCTGGCAGGTCCAGATGGCCGAGACCGAGGAGGAAGACCCCACCTGGGCTGACCGCCTCGCCTACGCCAAAGACTACACGAAGACGCTGATGAAGAAGGTCGGACCATGGGTCCTGATCGGCGTGGGCGTGGCCGCCGGCATCCACGGCTACGTGCCCGTCGAGTTCGTCGCCCGGGCCGCGGGCCAGGGCAACCCGCTGGCTGTCCCCATCGCCGTCCTCATTGGCATCCCGCTGTACTCCAATGCCGCGGGCACCATCCCCATCGTCCAGGTGCTGGTGGAGAAGGGCGTGCCCATCGGCACCGCCCTGGCGCTGATGATGTCCATCGTCGCCATCTCGGTGCCCGAGATGCTGATCCTCCGGCAGGTCGTGAAGTGGCCGCTGCTCGGGGTCTTTGCCGGGGTGGTGGTCGTGGCGATCATCATCATCGGGACCATGTTCAACACTGTCATCTTCCCCGGTGGCACGCCGCCGGAGATCATGCAGCAACTGCAGAGTCTGGGAGGCTGA
- a CDS encoding thioredoxin family protein codes for MKIVIYGTGCKKCKQLFANAEEAVRLAGVEAEVTKVEQVADIVQAGIMFTPGLTIDGQVKSTGRVPDAAKIAAWIQEARS; via the coding sequence ATGAAGATCGTCATCTATGGCACCGGCTGCAAGAAGTGCAAGCAGCTCTTCGCCAACGCGGAGGAGGCCGTGCGCCTGGCGGGCGTTGAGGCCGAGGTCACCAAGGTCGAGCAGGTGGCCGACATCGTCCAGGCCGGGATCATGTTCACCCCGGGCCTGACGATTGACGGCCAGGTCAAGTCCACGGGCAGAGTGCCCGATGCGGCCAAGATCGCGGCCTGGATACAGGAAGCCAGGTCGTAG